The segment gtatgcatgtaaagGATTAAGAGATAGTAACTTCCGCTAAAATCACGTAGTATTCTTTAAACGACTTTTGAATACACCCATTGGATGTTGATGACTTTTCCAATTTATTACAATAGGAATAATAAAAATCTCCAGTTTAATTTAGTCATTTTCGGTATGCAAGTAAAGGAAAGGTCACAAACCATATATTCGTTCCAAAGTATGCCAAACTTCTGCACTTGAAGGCCTATCCTTAGAAACCTCAGCTATACATCTTGATGCGAGAGTAGCGCATTCAAAAGCATCCTTGAAGGAGTAATTTTGTTCAAGACGTGGATCCATTATCTTCTTTAGCTCGGTTGTGTCTGCAAGGTATGATCGTGCCCATGTTGCCAAATTACGTTGATGTTCTGGTAGATCAAAGGAGATTGCCTGTTGGCCTGTAAGGATCTCCAGCAACACCACTCCAAAACTATAGATGTCACTCCCCAAACTCACACGACCTGAAACATTGGAGCATAATGATATCACAATCACAAAATAGAGAGATCGACATTTCGCGTCAATACACTTAAGTATATTTGTTAAAACAAACCCATTGGTTTTTTGAAAACATATACTTTAGAAAAAAATTActagtatgatttttttttcttgatattCCTTACACAGTTAAATTAACGGATGGTTTTAAAAGGATAGCATGAAAGAAGAGCAATACGAAAAGGATTTCTTTTGTAAAAAAAATCCAAACACAATAGTTGAAACATTACTTTGTTAGATGGTAACCTACCGGTACTAAGATATTCTGGGTCTAAATAACCTAAGGAACCCATAACACGTGTGGTAACATCTATTCTCCCGATTTCAGGGAAAAATCTTGCTGACCCAAAACCCGCTAGTTGTGCATTAAAATGCTGGAATAAGAAAGAGACGAAACAAATATTGGCCAACTTTAATGGTGTAAAACCAAACCCATTGAATTTGTTCACTAAATCTCAATTAGATTAAGATTACCTCATCCAGTAATATTTTGGCGGATTTAACATCACGGTGTATGACTTGACCTACAAACGAATGCATATAAGCAAGTCCTCGGGCTACTCCTACCATTATCTTAACCCGTATTGCCCATGGAAGTTGTTTGGAAACATCATCACCTGATACATTGCAAAATTATTCATGTACATGAGCCTACTTCATTGTAACatttaagcattggattaaaAATAACCCAAGAATAGTTTCTGAGAGAGATTATAGTATGTTACCTCCACTTAAGAATTGACGTAAATTTGAATGCTTCATGAACTCATAGACAAGCAAGTGTTCGTTTTTTTTATCATCGCAATATCCCAGGAGGCAAATAATATTTCGATGAGCCAACCCTCCTAAAATGTTCACCTCCGTCTGATCTCACATAACTATTAGTTAGATTCATCAAAACGCTTCATAAAACAAAATTTCCGGCATTGTAATAGGAGAAAGAGTTTGCAATCAGTTAGTTTCATTCACATCATATAGTCGAATCTACACAAGTGACATTTCCTATGATACAAATACCATGTTCAATTCCATCTATTGTTATTTAGGATGTGTTCCCGTGCAACTTTACTCGATAAAAAAACATAGCGATCAGTAAAGAAACAAAGAaaagcgtgtgtgtgtgtgtgtgtgtgggtgggggggggggggggggggggttatgttTGAGTTTTTTGTTGAGCGAAGAGAAATACCACCTCTGGAGAAATTTTCGATTATCTTCTCCCCAAAGATATTCCTCACATGTGTAGGAAGATATGGAGAGAAAGCAACGATACTTATGCAAAAAGCTATTACTTCCTCCGTCCCAAAATAATTGTCCACCTTATTATTTTAGtttgtcccaaaattattgtccactaccaaaaatagatatacatttttaccATATTGCCCTTAACATTTAATAAAGTAACTATAATAATTACAAATGCACATTTCCCATTGGTTTTAGAAAAGGGCAAGAAGGTCATTTTACTAAAAAAACAAAACCAATTATTGTTTTTTCTTAAACTGTATGTTTTTTGTTTGAACgataattttgggacggaaggAGTATTTTTTGTCTTACCAAACTACCTCGGACTTAATCTAACCTATTATACAAACTCATTAGTTGTCAACTTTGTTTCAGTTTCTCTCTAACTCGGGAGCATAGTAAAAATTTAAGGATGATTTTAAAAGGAGAGCATGCAGCAACAGCAATTCCAACATAAAATCAGACTTGTAGTTTGAGAGTCATTTAGAGTTTGTATGAAAAATTCTACAACAAATACTTTAAGCATAAAAAGTTAATATTTCATTATTCATATCATACATACGAGCAAACGTCCCATGAACTGATATTCACCTGCCAACGTTGAAGATGTATTTCATGATCAGCTGGCGTGTACCTTTTAACAGCAACAGCAACTTCAACACCCTCCGTTGAATTAACCCAACCTAAGAACACCTCTCCACAATCTCCCATATCCAGAAGCAAATCCTGACTGAAATGTCTTGTAGCCCTTTTCaaatctttaaacttatatactaTTAACCTTGTATTTCTATTGTATCCCTTGCTCGATAGCTTTGAATCACCACGGGCTGAAATAGATGAATATAAGCACATTATGAAATTGTTATTTTAACTTTTCCACCATCATACATTGGATCTTTGGATTTACTTCATATAATACCCAATCAAATTTTTCCACATGGTTTTGATATGACAAATAAGAACTCTCCACATTACCCATTTTTAGTATGCATGACTGTGTAAAGGAAATGTCACAACGATACGCTACATGCAATAAGCATTGAGAAGAATGATGTGAAAACAGCAAGTACTCTTGTCTTATGACATTGGGAAATGGAATTCCTATATTTGTCATTAATCTTATGCTTATATATGCAACTAaggatatgtatatatatatatatatatatatatatatatatatatatatatatatatatatatatatatatatatatatatatatatatataaagaatgtgtATACACAATTAAATGGGAGTTTGAAATTAAATACCAGAGTTCTCTCTGTTGGAGGTAGAGGGAAACATATCAAGCACTTTTCCGAATATTGTTTTATTGGCAGCCTGCAAGGAAGTATTGGTTTTCTCTTGTAAGGTCATTAGAGAATCGAGACTGACCACAACCTCAGCCATTGTAGGGCGCTGCTTTGGATTGCTGAGCAAACATCTCTCTACAATTCTAACAAACTCCTTCAAACATTTTGTGGATATTTCACCCCTTATATCACAATCAATTATACTCTTTAAATTGCCTTCTTTGATTGAACTTTGAGCCCATGCAACTAAACCCCATTGCTCCTCATCAAGACTTCTATCAACTGCACGTTTTCGACATAACACTTCCAACAAAATCACCCCAAAAGCATACACATCAGACTTCCTAGTCAGCCTTCCAGTTGTGAAATAATTTGGATCCAAATATCCAAAAGTACCTTTCACAAGTGTATTGACATAAGTAGATGGCTGATTAGTTGGGCCTATTCTAGACAACCCGAAGTCCGAAATTTTAGCTGCCCAACTTTCATGTAACAATATATTTGAGCTTTTGATATCACGATGTATAACCCCGACATCAATCCCTGTGCCAGTGTGGAGATAGTCTAACCCACGAGCTGCACTTATGCAGATCTTGAGTCGTTGAAGCCAAGAAAGAGAGGTACCAAGTTTATGTAGGTGGTCTTCTAGTGTTCCATTTGGCATATACTCATAGATGAGGATCTTTTCTTTTTCGTGATTGCAGTAACCAAACAAAGACACAAGATGACAATGACGCAACTTTGAAAGCATCTCAACTTCTGCCCAGAACTCAGTTACCCCTTGAGTGGACATGGAATCCAACCGTTTAATAGCAGCAACCACAAGACTTGGTCCATTGATAATGTTACCTTTGTAAACTTTTCCAAAACCCCCCTTCCCAATTACTAATGATTCGTCAAAGTTAGCAGTTGCTAAGAGAATCTCATGAAATTCAAAGTAACGGCATGGTCGTGATGATTCTATGGAGGAGAATGTGGAGGGCTGAGATTGGTTGAGATCGTCGGTAGCGGAAAACATAGTTATTGATGAAGAAGAAGTAAAAGTTGAAGCAGATTTTGCAATCGTTGTTCCATAGATTGTAATCTTCTTCCTGGAAAGAGAGATGGAGCCCACGTGTGACCCAGCGTTTgtatttaatttcttttaaaatcaaCTATATGCTGGAGTGCCTCCAAAACTGCAACTTAAGTTTTATCATCTAGACGGGCAAAAGGACAACATAGACACTAATGACAAAGAAATTAAGTTTTATGCATCATATAAGACCCGTGTACTACAcggatttattaaaaataaaaatttaatatcaatatttaaacattaaatttaatatcaatatcaattttagAGCTCTCATTAATTATGTCATTTATTACATTATAAATATATCATTTCTTTTTTAAGGAATTATTTATTTCTCTCAATATTGTAACCGAAATAAGTTATGATATGTGAACAAATCAGAAAATTCCATGTggaaataaataaattctaaaaatctATT is part of the Lactuca sativa cultivar Salinas chromosome 7, Lsat_Salinas_v11, whole genome shotgun sequence genome and harbors:
- the LOC111885056 gene encoding receptor-like protein kinase FERONIA; the protein is MFSATDDLNQSQPSTFSSIESSRPCRYFEFHEILLATANFDESLVIGKGGFGKVYKGNIINGPSLVVAAIKRLDSMSTQGVTEFWAEVEMLSKLRHCHLVSLFGYCNHEKEKILIYEYMPNGTLEDHLHKLGTSLSWLQRLKICISAARGLDYLHTGTGIDVGVIHRDIKSSNILLHESWAAKISDFGLSRIGPTNQPSTYVNTLVKGTFGYLDPNYFTTGRLTRKSDVYAFGVILLEVLCRKRAVDRSLDEEQWGLVAWAQSSIKEGNLKSIIDCDIRGEISTKCLKEFVRIVERCLLSNPKQRPTMAEVVVSLDSLMTLQEKTNTSLQAANKTIFGKVLDMFPSTSNRENSARGDSKLSSKGYNRNTRLIVYKFKDLKRATRHFSQDLLLDMGDCGEVFLGWVNSTEGVEVAVAVKRYTPADHEIHLQRWQTEVNILGGLAHRNIICLLGYCDDKKNEHLLVYEFMKHSNLRQFLSGGDDVSKQLPWAIRVKIMVGVARGLAYMHSFVGQVIHRDVKSAKILLDEHFNAQLAGFGSARFFPEIGRIDVTTRVMGSLGYLDPEYLSTGRVSLGSDIYSFGVVLLEILTGQQAISFDLPEHQRNLATWARSYLADTTELKKIMDPRLEQNYSFKDAFECATLASRCIAEVSKDRPSSAEVWHTLERIYGN